A genomic stretch from Gemmatimonadaceae bacterium includes:
- the phoU gene encoding phosphate signaling complex protein PhoU: MRSRLVAMSGAAETALALAVDALLSRDDEKAQRVILGDREIDTREVDIEERCISLLALQQPMARDLRTITSAMRIANDLERVGDHAVNIAQSAMRVSKARPIVPEPEIVEMARLTRKMLADAIDAFIHGDPAAGREICRRDDQVDALNRSVFRILLTHMMENPQMISTGMELLLVSRNLERVADLATNVAEGVVFLVEGKSIKHHAEDGGE, encoded by the coding sequence GTGCGCTCGCGGCTTGTCGCAATGTCGGGCGCGGCCGAGACGGCGCTGGCGCTGGCAGTCGATGCACTGCTCTCGCGCGATGACGAGAAGGCGCAGCGCGTCATCCTGGGTGATCGGGAGATCGACACCCGGGAAGTCGATATCGAGGAGCGGTGTATCTCGCTGCTTGCGCTCCAGCAGCCCATGGCGCGCGACCTTCGCACGATTACGTCGGCCATGCGCATTGCCAACGATCTGGAGCGCGTTGGCGATCACGCCGTCAACATCGCGCAGTCGGCGATGCGGGTTTCCAAGGCCCGGCCCATCGTGCCGGAGCCGGAAATCGTCGAAATGGCCCGTCTCACCAGAAAGATGCTGGCCGACGCCATTGACGCCTTCATTCACGGCGATCCGGCAGCGGGACGTGAGATCTGCCGGCGGGACGACCAGGTCGATGCGCTGAATCGCTCGGTGTTCCGGATACTGCTGACGCACATGATGGAGAATCCGCAGATGATCAGCACGGGTATGGAGCTCCTCCTGGTCTCCAGGAATCTCGAACGCGTTGCGGATCTCGCGACCAATGTAGCCGAAGGCGTGGTCTTTCTCGTTGAGGGGAAGTCCATCAAGCATCATGCCGAGGATGGGGGCGAGTAG
- the pstS gene encoding phosphate ABC transporter substrate-binding protein PstS, producing the protein MRLLRNCLGVTALLLGACATSQEAAGRIDSVGESPAGSTRVDLTGAGATFPYPIYARWFNEYAQRTNVRINYLSIGSGGGIRQVMDGTVDFGATDAPMTDEELARSSTPIMHIPTVMGAVAVTYNLPGLARHPLNLSGDVLADIFLGRITTWNDGRIRALNPDAPLPADTVQVVHRSDESGTSYIFSEYLAAVSPRWLAGPGRGRDVRWPVGIGGRGNEGVAGQVKQTAGSIGYLEVVYARQNRLPVARVRNRSGRFIAPMAFEIASAAAGVMSLAGPRSDLRWSLVNAPGDQSYPIASFTWMLISPQRIGTEKSRQLADFLRWALTDGGDVAASLGYVALPTVTATRVLELLNTLGATPANRP; encoded by the coding sequence ATGCGGTTGCTCCGGAATTGCCTGGGCGTCACGGCCCTTCTGCTCGGCGCCTGTGCCACTTCCCAAGAGGCCGCGGGACGAATCGACTCGGTCGGCGAGTCGCCCGCCGGCAGCACGCGCGTCGACCTTACGGGCGCTGGGGCGACGTTCCCGTATCCGATCTATGCGCGTTGGTTCAACGAGTACGCGCAGCGCACGAATGTCCGCATCAACTATCTCTCGATCGGCTCGGGGGGCGGCATTCGACAGGTGATGGACGGTACCGTCGATTTCGGCGCCACGGATGCGCCCATGACGGATGAGGAGCTGGCGCGATCGTCAACGCCGATCATGCATATTCCCACGGTGATGGGTGCCGTCGCCGTCACGTACAATCTCCCGGGCCTTGCCCGTCATCCGCTCAATCTGTCCGGTGACGTCCTGGCCGACATCTTTCTCGGCCGAATCACCACATGGAACGACGGCCGGATACGCGCGCTCAATCCTGACGCGCCGCTGCCGGCCGACACGGTGCAGGTCGTGCATCGCTCCGACGAAAGCGGGACATCCTATATCTTCAGCGAGTACCTCGCGGCCGTCAGTCCACGATGGCTCGCCGGACCCGGGCGCGGAAGAGACGTCCGCTGGCCAGTGGGAATTGGAGGTCGGGGAAACGAGGGCGTGGCCGGTCAGGTGAAGCAGACCGCGGGATCGATCGGCTACCTGGAAGTTGTCTATGCGCGCCAGAACCGCCTGCCGGTGGCACGGGTGCGCAATCGATCCGGACGGTTCATCGCACCGATGGCATTCGAAATTGCCTCGGCGGCGGCAGGCGTCATGAGTCTGGCGGGGCCGCGGTCCGATTTGCGCTGGTCACTCGTGAACGCGCCCGGCGATCAGTCCTACCCCATCGCATCGTTCACGTGGATGCTGATTTCGCCACAACGCATTGGAACGGAGAAGTCACGGCAGCTGGCGGACTTCCTCCGTTGGGCCCTGACAGACGGCGGTGACGTTGCGGCCAGTCTGGGTTATGTCGCGCTGCCGACGGTGACCGCCACCCGGGTCCTTGAGCTGCTCAACACGCTGGGGGCGACACCAGCGAATCGTCCTTGA
- the pstB gene encoding phosphate ABC transporter ATP-binding protein, giving the protein MRTEGLTARYGAFAAVTDVSLSFATNQVHALIGPSGCGKSTFLRTINRMHETVPGTWIDGRVMLDGQDIYAPDVSPVRLRRRIGMVFQKPTPFPFMSIADNVAAGLVMDRTLSKARVAEVVERSLRRAALWEEVKDRLNANAMALSGGQQQRLCLARSIAPEPEVILLDEPTASLDPQGTQRIEELVFDLKREFTIVIVTHNMQQAARVSDTTSFFYMGTMVEHGVTKQIFTAPREEQTEAYITGRFG; this is encoded by the coding sequence ATCCGGACCGAGGGACTGACGGCGCGCTACGGCGCATTCGCCGCGGTGACGGACGTCTCCCTGTCCTTCGCCACGAATCAGGTTCATGCGCTGATCGGACCATCCGGGTGCGGCAAGTCGACGTTCCTGCGGACCATTAACCGCATGCACGAGACGGTACCCGGTACGTGGATTGACGGCCGGGTCATGCTCGACGGACAGGATATCTATGCGCCGGACGTGTCGCCGGTGCGCTTGCGCCGCCGCATTGGTATGGTGTTCCAGAAGCCGACGCCGTTTCCCTTCATGTCGATCGCGGACAACGTGGCAGCGGGTCTGGTTATGGACCGGACGCTGTCCAAAGCGCGCGTCGCCGAGGTCGTCGAGCGTTCGCTGAGGCGGGCGGCGCTGTGGGAAGAGGTCAAGGACCGGCTGAACGCCAATGCGATGGCCCTTTCGGGCGGACAGCAGCAGCGCCTGTGCCTGGCGCGAAGTATTGCGCCGGAACCGGAAGTCATCCTGTTGGATGAACCGACGGCATCGCTCGATCCGCAAGGCACGCAGCGGATCGAGGAGCTTGTCTTCGATCTGAAGCGGGAGTTCACGATCGTCATCGTAACGCACAACATGCAGCAGGCGGCTCGCGTGTCGGACACGACCAGCTTCTTCTATATGGGAACGATGGTGGAGCATGGCGTGACCAAGCAGATCTTTACGGCTCCGCGTGAGGAACAAACCGAAGCGTACATCACCGGTCGGTTCGGCTGA